Proteins found in one Quercus robur chromosome 2, dhQueRobu3.1, whole genome shotgun sequence genomic segment:
- the LOC126715583 gene encoding LOW QUALITY PROTEIN: uncharacterized protein LOC126715583 (The sequence of the model RefSeq protein was modified relative to this genomic sequence to represent the inferred CDS: deleted 2 bases in 1 codon) produces the protein MHHKSIRGLIIELLLVSYIFGSVLMGNVTSSVAAKFAFFPPDPPTYDVFRDEEERLVFPGLTADKNVDVHLLDTKGGNKIVATFWRYPFARFTLLYSHGNAADLGQMHDLFTELRAHLRVNIMSYDYSGYGASTGKPSEFNTYYDIDAVYNCLKSTYEIKQEDLILYGQSVGSGPTLHLASRLHRLRAVVLHSAILSGIRVLYPVKMTFWFDIFKNIDKIRSVNCPVLVIHGTNDDIVDWSHGKRLWELAKEKYDPLWVKGGGHCNLETFPEYIKHLRKFISAMEKLALAKQAKQLSSNTSITEVKHNKCLRWNKVANSFLSV, from the exons ATGCATCATAAAAGCATTAGAGGATTGATAATTGAGTTATTGTTAGTGAGTTACATTTTTGGGTCAGTGTTAATGGGCAATGTGACATCAAGTGTGGCAGCGAAATTCGCATTTTTCCCACCAGACCCTCCAACGTATGATGTGTTCAGAGACGAGGAAGAGAGGCTTGTGTTCCCAGGTTTGACTGCAGACAAGAATGTGGACGTTCATTTGCTTGACACAAAAGGTGGGAACAAGATCGTTGCCACGTTTTGGAGGTACCCTTTTGCGAGGTTCACATTGTTATACTCACATGGCAACGCTGCTGACTTGGGTCAGATGCACGACCTCTTCACTGAGCTCAGAGCTCACCTCCGTGTCAATATCATGAG CTATGATTATTCAGGATATGGAGCATCAACTGGTAAG CCTTCTGAGTTCAACACATATTATGACATAGACGCTGTGTACAACTGTTTGAAGAGTACATATGAAATTAAGCAAGAGGATTTAATTTTGTATGGCCAATCTGTTGGAAGTGGGCCCACACTGCACTTGGCTTCTCGGTTACATAGGTTGAGAGCTGTTGTTCTTCATAGTGCCATCCTTTCGGGCATTCGAGTCTTGTATCCTGTCAAGATGACATTTTGGTTTGACATTTTCAAA AATATAGATAAAATACGGAGTGTCAACTGTCCAGTTTTAGTTATACAT GGAACAAATGATGATATTGTTGACTGGTCCCATGGAAAGCGTTTGTGGGAACTTGCCAAGGAAAAATATGATCCCTTATGGGTCAAGGGTGGGGGTCACTGCAACCTTGAAACTTTTCCTGAGTACATTAAGCACCTGCGCAAATTCATAAGCGCAATGGAGAAACTCGCACTCGCGAAACAGGCAAAACAACTCTCTTCTAACACAAGTATTACAGAAGTCAAACATAACAAGTGCTTGAGA TGGAATAAGGTAGCCAATTCTTTCTTATCAGTTTGA